From a single Vitis vinifera cultivar Pinot Noir 40024 chromosome 18, ASM3070453v1 genomic region:
- the LOC100250659 gene encoding zinc finger protein ZAT10, with translation MALEALNSPTTPTPSFHYEQPSLHSLESWAKRKRSKRPRFDNQPTEEEYLALCLIMLARGGAAASTVSHRRHLSPPPALQVEAPKLTYKCSVCNKAFASYQALGGHKASHRKQSGSDDLSASITTTSTAAAASGGRTHECSICHKTFPTGQALGGHKRCHYEGGASVSSGVTSSEGVGSTHSHRDFDLNLPAFPELWSARRFPVDDEVESPLPTKKPRLQMLPPKTEVSLDHH, from the coding sequence ATGGCTCTCGAAGCTCTCAACTCACCAACCACACCCACGCCTTCCTTTCACTACGAACAACCCAGCCTCCACTCTCTGGAGTCATGGGCCAAGCGCAAGCGTTCCAAGCGTCCTCGCTTCGACAACCAACCTACAGAGGAAGAGTATCTGGCTCTCTGCCTCATCATGTTGGCTCGAGGAGGCGCCGCCGCCTCCACCGTCTCACACCGCCGCCATCTCTCTCCCCCTCCTGCCCTGCAGGTGGAAGCTCCTAAACTCACATACAAATGTTCAGTTTGTAACAAGGCCTTCGCATCCTACCAGGCACTAGGGGGACACAAGGCCAGCCACCGTAAGCAGTCCGGATCCGATGACCTGTCGGCCTCCATCACCACCACAAGCACCGCGGCCGCTGCCAGCGGTGGTAGGACTCATGAGTGTTCCATCTGTCACAAGACTTTCCCCACTGGACAGGCTTTGGGTGGACACAAGCGATGCCACTACGAAGGCGGCGCCAGCGTCAGCAGTGGCGTTACCTCGTCCGAAGGTGTGGGGTCAACCCACAGCCACCGTGACTTCGACCTCAACCTGCCGGCTTTTCCCGAATTATGGTCCGCACGTCGATTCCCAGTCGATGACGAGGTCGAGAGTCCTCTGCCGACAAAGAAGCCCCGTCTCCAGATGCTGCCGCCAAAAACCGAAGTCTCTCTAGATCACCAttag